From Peromyscus maniculatus bairdii isolate BWxNUB_F1_BW_parent chromosome 8, HU_Pman_BW_mat_3.1, whole genome shotgun sequence, a single genomic window includes:
- the Dnaaf19 gene encoding dynein axonemal assembly factor 19 isoform X2, whose amino-acid sequence MEKNDAINFKTLEKELQAALAADEKYKRENAAKLRAVEQRVPSYEEFRGIVLASHLKPLEQKDKVRGKRTVPWNCHSTRERTFQDVATEIPQPTETDFSPLIPEQQSDGGTELNWAQQSFNIRSQEKSSFQPATSAEFYRDWRRHLRSGPERYQALLQLGGAELGHLFRMDVGFGLLGELLVALAEHVKPSDRTAVLGILHRLANTGRFPLNLSLLSPAEREGCQRLFEKLQAMGTARPMQGGLGMEEEPAAGLQGEEELLRELLGLYGVH is encoded by the exons ATGGAAAAGAACGATGCCATCAACTTCAAGACTTTGGAGAAAGAGCTGCAGGCTGCACTTGCTGCTGACGAGAAGTATAAAAGAGAGAACGCTGCCAAGCTGCGGGCCGTTGAACAAAGAGTGCCTTCCTACGAAGAGTTCAG AGGTATTGTCCTTGCATCACACCTGAAACCTCTGGAACAGAAGGACAAGGTGAGAGGAAAAAGAACTGTGCCCTGGAACTGTCACAGTACTAGGGAAAGGACTTTTCAGGATGTGGCCACTGAAATACCCCAG CCAACAGAAACAGACTTTTCCCCTCTAATCCCAGAACAGCAATCAGACGGTGGGACTGAGTTGAATTGGGCTCAGCAGTCCTTTAATATTCGGTCTCAG GAGAAATCGTCCTTCCAGCCTGCAACCTCCGCAGAGTTTTACCGTGACTGGCGGCGACACTTAAGAAGTGGGCCAGAGCGCTACCAAGCCTTGCTTCAGCTTGGGGGTGCCGAGCTGGGCCACCTCTTCCGGATGGACGTGGGCTTTGGGCTTCTCGGGGAGCTGCTGGTGGCACTGGCTGAGCACGTGAAGCCAAGTGACCGGACGGCAGTGCTGGGGATTCTGCACCGCCTGGCTAACACTGGCCGATTCCCCTTGAACCTGAGCCTGCTGAGCCCTGCAGAGCGAGAGGGCTGCCAGCGCTTGTTTGAGAAGTTGCAGGCCATGGGCACCGCCAGGCCCATGCAGGGGGGGCTCGGCATGGAGGAGGAGCCAGCTGCCGGGctacagggagaggaggagctcCTACGGGAGCTGTTAGGGCTGTATGGGGTCCACTGA
- the Dnaaf19 gene encoding dynein axonemal assembly factor 19 isoform X4: MEKNDAINFKTLEKELQAALAADEKYKRENAAKLRAVEQRVPSYEEFRGIVLASHLKPLEQKDKVRGKRTVPWNCHSTRERTFQDVATEIPQEKSSFQPATSAEFYRDWRRHLRSGPERYQALLQLGGAELGHLFRMDVGFGLLGELLVALAEHVKPSDRTAVLGILHRLANTGRFPLNLSLLSPAEREGCQRLFEKLQAMGTARPMQGGLGMEEEPAAGLQGEEELLRELLGLYGVH; encoded by the exons ATGGAAAAGAACGATGCCATCAACTTCAAGACTTTGGAGAAAGAGCTGCAGGCTGCACTTGCTGCTGACGAGAAGTATAAAAGAGAGAACGCTGCCAAGCTGCGGGCCGTTGAACAAAGAGTGCCTTCCTACGAAGAGTTCAG AGGTATTGTCCTTGCATCACACCTGAAACCTCTGGAACAGAAGGACAAGGTGAGAGGAAAAAGAACTGTGCCCTGGAACTGTCACAGTACTAGGGAAAGGACTTTTCAGGATGTGGCCACTGAAATACCCCAG GAGAAATCGTCCTTCCAGCCTGCAACCTCCGCAGAGTTTTACCGTGACTGGCGGCGACACTTAAGAAGTGGGCCAGAGCGCTACCAAGCCTTGCTTCAGCTTGGGGGTGCCGAGCTGGGCCACCTCTTCCGGATGGACGTGGGCTTTGGGCTTCTCGGGGAGCTGCTGGTGGCACTGGCTGAGCACGTGAAGCCAAGTGACCGGACGGCAGTGCTGGGGATTCTGCACCGCCTGGCTAACACTGGCCGATTCCCCTTGAACCTGAGCCTGCTGAGCCCTGCAGAGCGAGAGGGCTGCCAGCGCTTGTTTGAGAAGTTGCAGGCCATGGGCACCGCCAGGCCCATGCAGGGGGGGCTCGGCATGGAGGAGGAGCCAGCTGCCGGGctacagggagaggaggagctcCTACGGGAGCTGTTAGGGCTGTATGGGGTCCACTGA
- the Dnaaf19 gene encoding dynein axonemal assembly factor 19 isoform X1 translates to MPSTSRLWRKSCRLHLLLTRSIKERTLPSCGPLNKECLPTKSSVATLFPVNKPGRVASPHSEKHCFHLYLWPRGIVLASHLKPLEQKDKVRGKRTVPWNCHSTRERTFQDVATEIPQPTETDFSPLIPEQQSDGGTELNWAQQSFNIRSQEKSSFQPATSAEFYRDWRRHLRSGPERYQALLQLGGAELGHLFRMDVGFGLLGELLVALAEHVKPSDRTAVLGILHRLANTGRFPLNLSLLSPAEREGCQRLFEKLQAMGTARPMQGGLGMEEEPAAGLQGEEELLRELLGLYGVH, encoded by the exons ATGCCATCAACTTCAAGACTTTGGAGAAAGAGCTGCAGGCTGCACTTGCTGCTGACGAGAAGTATAAAAGAGAGAACGCTGCCAAGCTGCGGGCCGTTGAACAAAGAGTGCCTTCCTACGAAGAGTTCAG TCGCCACCCTATTTCCTGTCAACAAGCCTGGCCGCGTCGCTTCCCCACACTCAGAGAAACATTGTTTCCATCTCTATCTTTGGCCCAGAGGTATTGTCCTTGCATCACACCTGAAACCTCTGGAACAGAAGGACAAGGTGAGAGGAAAAAGAACTGTGCCCTGGAACTGTCACAGTACTAGGGAAAGGACTTTTCAGGATGTGGCCACTGAAATACCCCAG CCAACAGAAACAGACTTTTCCCCTCTAATCCCAGAACAGCAATCAGACGGTGGGACTGAGTTGAATTGGGCTCAGCAGTCCTTTAATATTCGGTCTCAG GAGAAATCGTCCTTCCAGCCTGCAACCTCCGCAGAGTTTTACCGTGACTGGCGGCGACACTTAAGAAGTGGGCCAGAGCGCTACCAAGCCTTGCTTCAGCTTGGGGGTGCCGAGCTGGGCCACCTCTTCCGGATGGACGTGGGCTTTGGGCTTCTCGGGGAGCTGCTGGTGGCACTGGCTGAGCACGTGAAGCCAAGTGACCGGACGGCAGTGCTGGGGATTCTGCACCGCCTGGCTAACACTGGCCGATTCCCCTTGAACCTGAGCCTGCTGAGCCCTGCAGAGCGAGAGGGCTGCCAGCGCTTGTTTGAGAAGTTGCAGGCCATGGGCACCGCCAGGCCCATGCAGGGGGGGCTCGGCATGGAGGAGGAGCCAGCTGCCGGGctacagggagaggaggagctcCTACGGGAGCTGTTAGGGCTGTATGGGGTCCACTGA
- the Dnaaf19 gene encoding dynein axonemal assembly factor 19 isoform X3, which translates to MPSTSRLWRKSCRLHLLLTRSIKERTLPSCGPLNKECLPTKSSVATLFPVNKPGRVASPHSEKHCFHLYLWPRGIVLASHLKPLEQKDKVRGKRTVPWNCHSTRERTFQDVATEIPQEKSSFQPATSAEFYRDWRRHLRSGPERYQALLQLGGAELGHLFRMDVGFGLLGELLVALAEHVKPSDRTAVLGILHRLANTGRFPLNLSLLSPAEREGCQRLFEKLQAMGTARPMQGGLGMEEEPAAGLQGEEELLRELLGLYGVH; encoded by the exons ATGCCATCAACTTCAAGACTTTGGAGAAAGAGCTGCAGGCTGCACTTGCTGCTGACGAGAAGTATAAAAGAGAGAACGCTGCCAAGCTGCGGGCCGTTGAACAAAGAGTGCCTTCCTACGAAGAGTTCAG TCGCCACCCTATTTCCTGTCAACAAGCCTGGCCGCGTCGCTTCCCCACACTCAGAGAAACATTGTTTCCATCTCTATCTTTGGCCCAGAGGTATTGTCCTTGCATCACACCTGAAACCTCTGGAACAGAAGGACAAGGTGAGAGGAAAAAGAACTGTGCCCTGGAACTGTCACAGTACTAGGGAAAGGACTTTTCAGGATGTGGCCACTGAAATACCCCAG GAGAAATCGTCCTTCCAGCCTGCAACCTCCGCAGAGTTTTACCGTGACTGGCGGCGACACTTAAGAAGTGGGCCAGAGCGCTACCAAGCCTTGCTTCAGCTTGGGGGTGCCGAGCTGGGCCACCTCTTCCGGATGGACGTGGGCTTTGGGCTTCTCGGGGAGCTGCTGGTGGCACTGGCTGAGCACGTGAAGCCAAGTGACCGGACGGCAGTGCTGGGGATTCTGCACCGCCTGGCTAACACTGGCCGATTCCCCTTGAACCTGAGCCTGCTGAGCCCTGCAGAGCGAGAGGGCTGCCAGCGCTTGTTTGAGAAGTTGCAGGCCATGGGCACCGCCAGGCCCATGCAGGGGGGGCTCGGCATGGAGGAGGAGCCAGCTGCCGGGctacagggagaggaggagctcCTACGGGAGCTGTTAGGGCTGTATGGGGTCCACTGA
- the Fam187a gene encoding Ig-like V-type domain-containing protein FAM187A, with amino-acid sequence MRLAHITMLLWAWGGLQAFEIVEKENIFQRTPCPAFLMFDNAAYLADMSFELPCHCKPEDVSAVVWYYQKQLGSSHTIVLTDFDGRLLTEAAHVRVGSSMLVRFSIRMFSLLVFRAQPEDSGLYFCGTRKGDYFYAYDVDIQSSEGMVATFKDRGQEPLPDEYYGSLHVFTTFWEWTPCDRCGVRGEQWRLGLCYLQNPDLSPRYLKTMPDVVSCGSRAVPRKLHIKTRDHTPELLIQSCLVSCEKRHQIRKGMLTIYNYVSKVGSRPWLPQVPIQFHQQRLGHGLIISCPGARPEHAVAWDKDHQPLYRTQYLKGVNRSMRVFIDHGNHLHIRFTRLSDRGIYYCWRQGLRIAGFRLGVTSRGRYPASLSDPETRTAVELTLLSYLLITAVFVTIHLCRCCCYALRCCPNFSTHTLLQL; translated from the coding sequence ATGAGGCTGGCCCACATTACCATGCTCTTGTGGGCCTGGGGTGGTCTCCAGGCCTTTGAGATCGTGGAGAAGGAGAACATCTTTCAGAGGACGCCCTGCCCGGCTTTCCTGATGTTTGATAACGCGGCCTATCTGGCCGACATGAGCTTTGAGCTCCCCTGCCACTGCAAACCTGAGGATGTTTCGGCTGTGGTCTGGTATTACCAAAAGCAGCTGGGAAGCAGCCACACCATCGTGCTGACAGACTTCGATGGGCGCCTGCTCACAGAGGCGGCTCATGTTCGAGTGGGCAGCAGCATGCTGGTCCGCTTCAGCATCCGCATGTTCAGCCTGTTGGTTTTCCGGGCCCAGCCAGAGGACTCGGGCCTATATTTTTGTGGCACCCGTAAGGGGGACTATTTTTATGCCTATGATGTGGACATCCAAAGCAGTGAGGGAATGGTAGCCACCTTCAAGGACAGGGGCCAGGAGCCGCTGCCGGATGAATACTATGGGAGCCTCCATGTCTTTACTACCTTCTGGGAGTGGACCCCCTGTGACCGCTGTGGGGTGCGTGGGGAGCAGTGGCGCCTTGGACTCTGCTACCTGCAGAACCCTGACCTCTCCCCTCGGTACCTTAAGACAATGCCTGATGTAGTGTCCTGTGGCTCTCGGGCTGTGCCCAGGAAACTGCACATCAAGACCAGGGACCACACACCTGAGCTACTGATTCAGAGCTGCCTAGTGTCCTGtgagaagaggcatcagatccggAAGGGCATGCTGACAATCTACAACTATGTGTCCAAAGTGGGCAGCCGCCCCTGGCTGCCTCAGGTACCCATTCAATTCCATCAGCAAAGACTAGGTCACGGCCTCATCATCTCCTGTCCTGGGGCCCGGCCAGAGCATGCTGTGGCCTGGGACAAAGACCATCAGCCCCTCTACCGCACACAGTACCTAAAAGGCGTCAACAGATCCATGAGAGTGTTCATCGACCATGGCAACCATCTCCACATCCGCTTCACCCGGCTGAGTGACCGAGGCATCTATTACTGCTGGCGGCAAGGGCTGAGAATCGCTGGCTTCCGGTTGGGAGTAACATCTCGAGGACGCTACCCAGCCTCGCTCTCAGACCCCGAGACTCGCACCGCTGTGGAACTCACGCTGCTAAGCTACCTGCTCATCACGGCGGTCTTTGTCACCATTCACCTCTGTCGCTGCTGTTGCTACGCACTTCGCTGTTGTCCCAACTTCTCCACCCATACCCTTCTCCAGCTGTGA